Part of the Athalia rosae chromosome 2, iyAthRosa1.1, whole genome shotgun sequence genome, tgaaatgttttatttaagACTTCGATATTCCGATTGAATTTAGACCACGAatttgatgtatttttattccgaTCACTCTTTTACGATACGTTTTTATGGCGGTAAACTGCAGATTAGGATGGTCCAAAAATTGACCGATTTTTAGTAAAACTAGTGAGGAGTGTCTCGGTCCTCGTATCCCCGGACGTATCAATTATTGTAGAATTCAAATTGTAGGTAGGATCGGTCGAGTGTCTGGTCGGGAATTTTTGTAACCCGAAGTGGGGAGGTGATCGCTATATAACGTACCCTCACAGGGATTATGGTCACAGTCTTCGACCATGCGGCATCGAGTGGGAACAATTCTGGTGGCATTCGTTGTACTCAACGTCCTGTACGACGGTACGTTGTCCACATACttgtattcttcttttttttttatgagattTCCATCGAGTTTTTGAAGTTTATTACAACGGAAGTGGTGCCCAGGTACTCGGGTACCCAAACCCAGGTAGATACACGCTGTGCTCCACTTTCGAATCACCTGTCGTCTTTGTCCAAAACCCTCTTGTTCGCACGACGGTCAGTCAAGGGGCTAATTTCTTCTCAATAGCCCTCTGTGACCCGAACCTGTTTTGTCGCCGCTAACCAGTAttaatctattttatttacagtGGTGGTAGCATGTAGCGCGGGTGGCGGCGGGGGTGCAGGCGGTAGGGGTGAGTATGTCATAACTTGACAAATTACCCAGTTTTCCAAGAATCGATTACTTCGGCTGCACgctgttcatttttcttaacACGAAATCTTCGATTCTCAGTATACTCGTGCAAATTTCTATAAAAGCCCCGCCGATTGTGTGAAATTGGATGTAAATTCCATGAAACCTGAGCTCAtcgattcaattcaatttttctagtcCCGAATTTCGGCAACTGTTTGCATAATGCACTTGCACTTTTCCTCGCAGCTTAtctgaaaaatcgagaatcgtTGAAACTATTTGTTCTTCTCAGGAGGTGGCggcggaggaggtggaggagcgGCGAGTTGGTGGGGTGGAGGGAGTCGGGGTCAAGATGGACAAAATGGCTTCCCATGGGGTTCAGCTGGTGCGGGAGGTGCAGGAGGTTCCGTAGATCGCGTTAGAGGTGGTCGCGGAGGTTCTGGAGGACGAGGTACGGACTCTAGATCAAAGGAAGAATTACATCTCTGAGATCGCTTTTTTTAACTCGAACGGAAGAGTTTTTATTGaggaataacgataacaactCGCGCCAGAAAATTTAACACGTTTCACATAagtttgaaacgaaaattttcaatcaaaattgCTCATAATCGGTCCAAAGGGTGTTGTGCACACTCATTGTTgtgggaatatttttctgatcgagaaaaaaaaacaacttgtaGTTACTATTGAGACCAATTAAGGcgtttccgaaattttcaaatacatacGATGATTCTCAACTGCTATCGAGACTCTCACTgcgaaaacttttcactttAGCGTACTAGAATTCAGGCGAAAATCGTACGAATATAACGATGAGAAATTCTAAATTGCCTGCATTTGTTCCAATAATAATTGCGAgcttggtttgaaaaaaaaaaaagatcgctTTTCAATTCAGAAAATAGTCCTCTTTGAAATATTACGCCTAAACTCATCCGACGAATTAAAAATCGTTCCCTTCTCGTTCCCCAggaggtggtggcggtgggggtgggggagcGTCTGGTTGGTTTCCCGGACTAGCTATTCCCGGTCGAAGCGGTCAAATAAACCACCCCTGGGGAATCGCGATTGGGGGTAACGGTGGTAACTCCGGTGGACGAGGTAAGAACTCGACGAGGAGAGTGTTCgccgagaaaaatgaataaatttcaaaatacaaatggaggaataacgaaaattttttttgtcgaggaGGCGGCGGAGGCGGTGGCGGAGGAGCTTCGAGTTGGTGGGGCGGAACTGTCCGCGGTCAAGACGGAGAAGACGCTCGTCCCGACGGTTCAGGGGGACGTGGAGGTGCGGGTGCCGGTGGGGGTGGCAATGGGGGTGACGGAGGTTCCGCGTACGGCGGTAGAGGTGGTCGCGGTGGTTACGCCGGACGAGGTATAGACGTTAGAACAGGAGAAAACGTAATATCTCCGCGCTAATTTCC contains:
- the LOC105689298 gene encoding putative glycine-rich cell wall structural protein 1 isoform X1 — encoded protein: MRHRVGTILVAFVVLNVLYDVVVACSAGGGGGAGGRGGGGGGGGGAASWWGGGSRGQDGQNGFPWGSAGAGGAGGSVDRVRGGRGGSGGRGGGGGGGGGASGWFPGLAIPGRSGQINHPWGIAIGGNGGNSGGRGGGGGGGGASSWWGGTVRGQDGEDARPDGSGGRGGAGAGGGGNGGDGGSAYGGRGGRGGYAGRG
- the LOC105689298 gene encoding putative glycine-rich cell wall structural protein 1 isoform X2; the encoded protein is MRHRVGTILVAFVVLNVLYDVVVACSAGGGGGAGGRGGGGGGGGGAASWWGGGSRGQDGQNGFPWGSAGAGGAGGSVDRVRGGRGGSGGRGGGGGGGGASSWWGGTVRGQDGEDARPDGSGGRGGAGAGGGGNGGDGGSAYGGRGGRGGYAGRG